One Roseburia rectibacter DNA window includes the following coding sequences:
- the dnaK gene encoding molecular chaperone DnaK, giving the protein MSKIIGIDLGTTNSCVAVMEGGKPTVIANQEGARTTPSIVAFTKTGERLVGEPAKRQAVTNAEKTISSIKRHMGTDYKVAIDDKQYSPQQISAMILQKLKADAEGYLGEKVTEAVITVPAYFNDAQRQATKDAGKIAGLDVKRIINEPTAAALAYGLDNEKEQKIMVYDLGGGTFDVSIIEIGDGVIEVLSTNGDTHLGGDDFDNRITQWMIDEFKKAEGVDLSTDKMALQRLKEAAEKAKKELSSATTTNINLPFITATAEGPKHFDMNLTRAKFDELTHDLVEKTAIPVQNAMRDAGLTNADLGQVLLVGGSTRIPAVQDKVKQLTGKEPSKTLNPDECVAIGASIQGGKLAGDAGAGEILLLDVTPLSLSIETMGGIATRLIERNTTIPTKKSQIFSTAADNQTAVDINVVQGERQFARDNKSLGQFRLDGIPPARRGVPQIEVTFDIDANGIVNVSAKDLGTGKEQHITITAGSNMSDDEIDKAVKEAAEFEAQDKKRKEAIDARNDADSFVFQTQQALDQVGANLDPADKSAVEADMNAVKSFLDAHQNPEEMTEADVTELKSLQEKLTESAQKVFAKMYEQTQAAQGAAGAGPDMSGMGGNAQAGGSSADDDVVDADFKEV; this is encoded by the coding sequence ATGAGTAAAATCATTGGTATTGACTTAGGTACAACAAACAGTTGTGTAGCTGTTATGGAAGGTGGAAAACCTACCGTTATCGCAAATCAGGAAGGTGCAAGAACAACACCATCTATCGTTGCATTCACAAAAACAGGCGAGAGATTAGTAGGTGAGCCTGCAAAACGTCAGGCTGTTACAAACGCAGAAAAGACCATATCTTCTATCAAGAGACATATGGGTACTGATTATAAAGTAGCAATTGATGATAAACAGTATTCTCCACAGCAGATTTCTGCAATGATCTTACAGAAATTAAAAGCTGATGCAGAAGGATACTTAGGAGAAAAAGTAACAGAGGCTGTTATCACAGTTCCGGCTTACTTCAACGATGCCCAGCGTCAGGCAACCAAAGATGCAGGTAAGATCGCAGGCCTTGATGTAAAACGTATCATCAACGAGCCGACAGCAGCAGCTTTAGCTTATGGTCTTGACAATGAGAAAGAGCAGAAGATCATGGTATACGACCTTGGTGGTGGTACATTTGATGTTTCTATCATTGAGATTGGCGATGGTGTTATCGAAGTATTATCTACAAACGGTGATACACATCTTGGTGGTGATGATTTTGATAACAGAATCACACAGTGGATGATCGATGAGTTCAAGAAAGCAGAAGGTGTTGATCTTTCTACTGATAAGATGGCTCTTCAGAGATTAAAAGAAGCTGCTGAGAAAGCAAAGAAAGAGCTTTCTTCTGCAACAACCACAAATATCAACCTTCCGTTCATCACAGCAACTGCTGAGGGACCGAAACACTTTGATATGAACTTAACAAGAGCAAAATTCGATGAGTTGACACATGATCTCGTTGAAAAGACAGCTATCCCGGTTCAGAATGCTATGAGAGATGCAGGACTTACTAATGCTGATCTTGGTCAGGTATTATTAGTTGGTGGTTCTACACGTATCCCGGCAGTACAGGATAAAGTAAAACAGTTAACAGGCAAAGAGCCAAGTAAGACATTGAACCCGGATGAGTGTGTTGCCATCGGTGCATCTATCCAGGGTGGTAAACTTGCAGGAGATGCAGGTGCAGGTGAGATCTTACTTCTTGATGTAACACCACTTTCACTTTCCATCGAGACAATGGGTGGTATCGCAACAAGACTGATCGAGAGAAATACAACAATTCCTACAAAGAAGAGCCAGATCTTCTCAACAGCAGCAGATAACCAGACAGCAGTAGATATCAACGTTGTACAGGGTGAGAGACAGTTTGCAAGAGATAACAAATCCCTTGGACAGTTCCGTCTCGATGGTATCCCGCCAGCACGTCGTGGTGTTCCGCAGATTGAGGTTACATTCGATATCGATGCAAACGGTATCGTAAATGTATCTGCAAAAGATTTAGGAACTGGAAAAGAACAGCATATTACAATCACAGCAGGTTCTAACATGTCTGATGATGAGATCGATAAGGCAGTAAAAGAAGCTGCAGAGTTCGAAGCACAGGATAAGAAGAGAAAAGAAGCAATCGATGCAAGAAACGATGCTGATTCCTTCGTATTCCAGACACAGCAGGCATTAGATCAGGTTGGGGCAAACCTTGATCCGGCTGATAAATCTGCAGTAGAAGCTGATATGAATGCAGTAAAATCATTCTTAGATGCACATCAGAATCCGGAAGAAATGACAGAAGCTGATGTAACAGAGCTGAAATCCCTTCAGGAAAAACTGACAGAGAGTGCTCAGAAGGTATTTGCAAAGATGTATGAGCAGACACAGGCAGCACAGGGAGCAGCAGGTGCAGGTCCTGACATGAGCGGTATGGGCGGTAACGCACAGGCTGGCGGATCTTCTGCAGATGATGATGTCGTAGACGCAGACTTCAAAGAGGTTTAA
- the grpE gene encoding nucleotide exchange factor GrpE, whose amino-acid sequence MSEMNEEVLDEAMENSTEENASETQTDENVTSTEETTETADTEEAENADTDSEDSDKKKSFFKKKKDKKDEQIEELTDKVKRQMAEFDNFRKRTEKEKSQMYDMGAKTIVEKILPVIDNFERGLAAVPEESKEDAFVVGMDKIYRQMLTVLEEAGVTPIEAVGAEFDPNFHNAVMHVEDETLGENVVAEELQKGYMYRDTVVRHSMVKVAN is encoded by the coding sequence ATGTCAGAGATGAATGAAGAGGTATTAGACGAAGCAATGGAGAATTCCACAGAGGAAAATGCTTCTGAAACCCAGACGGATGAAAATGTGACATCCACGGAAGAGACAACTGAGACAGCAGATACGGAAGAAGCAGAAAATGCTGATACGGATTCTGAAGATTCAGATAAAAAGAAATCTTTTTTCAAAAAGAAAAAAGATAAAAAGGATGAGCAGATCGAAGAGCTTACTGACAAAGTCAAAAGACAGATGGCAGAGTTCGATAATTTCCGTAAGCGTACAGAAAAGGAAAAATCACAGATGTACGATATGGGAGCCAAAACGATCGTAGAAAAGATCCTGCCGGTAATTGATAACTTCGAGCGTGGTCTTGCAGCTGTTCCGGAAGAAAGCAAAGAAGATGCTTTTGTTGTCGGAATGGATAAGATCTACCGCCAGATGCTTACCGTATTAGAGGAAGCAGGTGTAACACCGATCGAAGCAGTCGGTGCAGAATTTGATCCGAATTTCCACAACGCAGTAATGCATGTGGAGGATGAAACCTTAGGAGAAAATGTAGTAGCAGAAGAACTCCAGAAGGGATATATGTACAGAGATACTGTAGTAAGACACAGTATGGTAAAAGTAGCAAACTAA
- the hrcA gene encoding heat-inducible transcriptional repressor HrcA yields the protein MDEEFELDERKTKILDAIIRNYLETGEPVGSRTISKYTDLNLSSATIRNEMADLEELGYILQPHTSAGRIPSDKGYRFYVDHLMEEKKREVDEMKSFVIEHTEKMDQVLQQVAKILANNTNYATMVTAPTFHKNKVKFIQLSNMNEEQILATIVTEGNLVKNKIIPVSEPIDNETMLKLNFLLNANLNGLALQEINLGTIAKLKEQAGIHSDIISDVLDTVAETMGQDEDIRIYTSGTTNFFKYPELSDSEKASELISTFEEKQQLASLVTENLLDDDNTGIQVYIGNESPIQTMKDCSVVTATYELGEGVRGTIGIVGPKRMDYEKVMDNLKTLKNSLDGILNKDKEQT from the coding sequence ATGGACGAGGAATTCGAGTTAGACGAACGAAAAACGAAAATTCTTGATGCAATCATCCGCAACTATTTAGAGACAGGCGAACCGGTTGGATCACGAACGATATCCAAGTATACCGATTTGAATTTAAGCTCTGCAACGATCCGTAATGAGATGGCAGATCTGGAAGAACTTGGATACATTTTACAGCCGCATACTTCAGCCGGCAGGATTCCTTCTGACAAAGGATACCGCTTTTATGTGGATCATCTGATGGAAGAGAAAAAACGTGAGGTCGATGAGATGAAGAGTTTCGTCATCGAACACACGGAGAAGATGGATCAGGTGTTGCAGCAAGTGGCAAAGATATTGGCGAACAATACCAATTATGCAACGATGGTAACAGCACCGACGTTCCATAAGAATAAAGTAAAGTTCATCCAGTTATCCAATATGAATGAAGAACAGATCTTAGCAACGATCGTTACCGAAGGAAATCTGGTCAAGAATAAAATTATTCCGGTCAGTGAACCAATCGATAATGAGACGATGTTAAAACTGAATTTCCTGTTAAATGCGAATTTAAATGGTCTTGCATTGCAGGAGATCAATCTTGGAACCATTGCAAAGCTGAAAGAGCAGGCAGGCATTCACAGTGACATCATCAGTGATGTGCTTGATACTGTGGCAGAGACGATGGGACAGGATGAGGACATCCGCATTTATACAAGCGGAACAACCAACTTCTTTAAATATCCGGAGTTAAGTGATTCGGAGAAAGCGAGTGAGCTGATCTCCACATTTGAGGAGAAACAGCAGTTAGCGAGCCTTGTAACTGAAAACCTGTTAGATGATGATAATACAGGGATTCAGGTTTATATAGGAAATGAAAGCCCGATACAGACCATGAAGGACTGCAGTGTTGTGACAGCAACTTATGAATTGGGCGAAGGCGTTCGTGGAACGATAGGAATTGTCGGACCGAAGCGAATGGATTATGAGAAAGTAATGGATAACCTGAAAACCTTGAAAAATTCCTTAGATGGAATTTTAAACAAGGATAAGGAACAGACATAG
- a CDS encoding acyltransferase family protein → MSTIYLSEKNEYRALDFLKFAAAFLVVAIHIPPFEEAAPVFSHEFQQVICRMAVPFFFVCTGYFMGEKIADKGRVKKYLFHIIKMYVWWSLLYLIPIIDRFWEKKRSAAGNLSELARRFFLIGSYIQLWYLLATVVAVLLLYLLATHFQWSVKRIVVAAVLLYLAGVCHNTYHHAFDDLSLAANEIRWYLSVFATARNGLFFGFPFVTMGYLFRVKADRIRKNDYGWHTIVFLALMMLEEWIVTQKIGESSHDMYLMTPLVTANLFLAAAFCPVSDKRGAMAKIMRELSTEIFLLHMLVYFWYKKIMESLGLDAGNHLVRYLVVVSGSVLIGLILIYIGRKRNKTVKL, encoded by the coding sequence ATGTCTACGATATATCTATCGGAAAAAAATGAATACAGGGCACTTGATTTTCTGAAATTTGCAGCAGCATTTCTAGTTGTTGCCATTCACATTCCACCATTTGAAGAGGCTGCTCCGGTATTTTCACACGAATTTCAGCAGGTAATCTGCCGGATGGCAGTGCCGTTCTTTTTTGTATGTACCGGATATTTTATGGGAGAAAAAATAGCGGACAAAGGCAGGGTAAAAAAATATCTTTTCCATATTATAAAGATGTATGTATGGTGGAGTCTGTTATATCTGATTCCGATCATTGACCGGTTCTGGGAGAAAAAAAGAAGTGCTGCCGGAAATTTGTCAGAACTGGCGAGAAGATTTTTTCTGATCGGTTCTTATATACAGCTATGGTATCTTCTTGCAACGGTTGTGGCGGTACTGTTATTGTATCTTCTTGCAACGCACTTTCAGTGGAGTGTAAAAAGAATTGTAGTGGCTGCCGTACTATTATATCTGGCTGGAGTCTGCCATAACACTTATCATCATGCTTTTGATGATCTTTCTCTGGCTGCAAATGAGATCAGATGGTATCTTTCTGTATTTGCCACCGCAAGAAATGGCCTGTTTTTTGGATTCCCGTTTGTGACGATGGGATATTTGTTCCGGGTAAAGGCAGACCGGATCAGAAAAAATGATTATGGATGGCATACGATAGTTTTTCTGGCACTCATGATGTTAGAAGAGTGGATCGTCACTCAGAAAATTGGCGAATCATCCCATGATATGTATCTAATGACACCTCTTGTCACGGCAAATCTTTTTCTGGCAGCCGCTTTTTGTCCGGTAAGCGATAAGCGGGGAGCAATGGCAAAGATTATGCGTGAACTCTCGACTGAGATTTTTCTTTTACACATGCTGGTATATTTCTGGTATAAAAAGATTATGGAGAGTCTGGGACTGGATGCAGGAAATCATCTGGTGCGTTATCTGGTGGTTGTTAGTGGCAGTGTTCTGATCGGATTAATCCTCATATATATAGGAAGAAAAAGGAATAAAACCGTAAAATTATAA
- a CDS encoding YfhO family protein codes for MGFLRNKNGNVSKKVWFALAYTICFTIIAGAVFSVFIINKKSFIWVPDGLQQHFNALLYYRSWLLSIIDTLITEHRLSVPLWDMHIGLGSDVLTTLHYYVIGDPLNLLSVFVPDEKYMELFYNAMVLVRIYFAGLAFSAYCRYHGQKPYSTLLGAMVYDFCFWVIIAVRHPYFLNPMIYLPLILIGVDKIYKKQKPWLYMGMLAVATVSSFYFTYMICIFVAIYALLRYLMLFGKPVFKTVWYWVWRFAAYSFVTLSSVSIILLPVVAMTLSTGRAGAQHTFSLLYPLSYYRKLFYGFLIGGSTYWSELGYTGIVLLAVLLLLLGRRKNRGLRAGFVLMTLLLLFPFAGKMLNGGSYVVNRYMWAYSMLVSFIAVKMYPQMMEMHFKKKIALFWAGITYICLCLEVLGKHQKQYVLVALLLFSVLLVLIVGTGKKTKEKFVFKAALLVVVMLELIYQGWAEYAPQAGGYVEEFATQGEALSMLTKGAAGNLVKNHAKDTTYRYESLQSEEWKNTAMQLGINGTSYYFSLANPDINQFQREMYINQTRDFCYSGFDARTMLEVLSGVRYYVVPSGNKGLRPYGYNVCINRGTLGAGGQYEVKCDAYENDSVLPVGFAGSAVIPRSIYEKLDVTKKQQALLQGIIVEDDKVPAALAQKETGMEFTDKEISYEITDMHNVELTDQGFTATEKKASVTLSFEGMPESETYFILKGLGFSEEGKTLTQSKSRLHIDVTCGKITKMITFLTRKNNFYSGVDDYLINTGYRDEKADEITLTFHEKGTYRFDEMQIVCQPMQQVDSLAKKLKQNVLKGVVMDTNRISGTLETDQEELFCLTVPYSSGWRAYIDGKEADVLKADTMYMAIDVPEGIHQIEFYYCTPYLKTGAVLSGLGILSVIGIAVFRYRTGDKRKKEQGRTKERI; via the coding sequence ATGGGATTCCTACGGAATAAAAATGGTAACGTCAGTAAAAAAGTCTGGTTTGCTCTGGCATATACCATATGTTTTACAATCATTGCGGGGGCGGTATTCTCCGTATTTATCATAAATAAAAAGAGTTTTATATGGGTTCCAGACGGTTTGCAGCAGCATTTCAATGCGCTGCTTTATTACCGTTCCTGGCTGTTATCGATCATAGATACGCTTATTACAGAACACAGGCTTTCGGTTCCGCTGTGGGACATGCATATCGGACTTGGCTCAGATGTGCTGACGACGCTTCATTATTATGTGATCGGTGATCCACTCAATCTTTTATCGGTGTTTGTGCCGGATGAAAAGTATATGGAACTTTTTTACAATGCGATGGTTCTGGTAAGGATTTATTTTGCCGGACTGGCATTTTCTGCATATTGCAGGTATCACGGACAGAAACCTTATTCTACGCTGCTTGGGGCAATGGTATATGATTTCTGCTTCTGGGTTATCATTGCGGTGCGCCATCCGTATTTTTTAAATCCGATGATTTATCTGCCGTTGATCCTGATTGGTGTGGATAAAATTTATAAAAAACAGAAACCATGGTTATATATGGGAATGCTTGCGGTGGCAACGGTCAGCAGTTTTTATTTTACCTATATGATCTGTATCTTTGTTGCCATCTATGCCCTGCTTCGTTACCTGATGCTGTTTGGAAAACCGGTTTTTAAGACGGTATGGTACTGGGTATGGCGTTTTGCGGCATACTCGTTTGTAACGCTGTCATCTGTTTCTATTATTCTGCTTCCGGTTGTTGCCATGACATTATCTACAGGAAGGGCAGGAGCACAGCATACGTTTTCATTGCTTTATCCGTTATCTTATTATCGGAAATTATTTTATGGATTCCTGATCGGAGGTTCGACCTACTGGAGTGAACTGGGATATACGGGAATCGTCCTTTTGGCAGTGCTGCTGCTTCTTCTTGGGCGAAGAAAAAACAGGGGACTGCGTGCCGGATTTGTACTTATGACGCTGTTACTGTTGTTCCCATTTGCGGGAAAAATGTTGAATGGTGGAAGTTATGTGGTAAACCGTTACATGTGGGCATATTCTATGCTCGTGTCTTTTATTGCGGTAAAAATGTATCCACAGATGATGGAGATGCATTTTAAGAAAAAAATAGCACTTTTCTGGGCGGGGATCACCTATATCTGCCTGTGCTTGGAGGTGCTTGGAAAGCATCAGAAACAGTATGTATTAGTGGCATTATTATTATTTTCCGTGCTGTTAGTCCTCATTGTCGGAACCGGGAAAAAGACGAAAGAAAAATTTGTTTTTAAAGCGGCATTGTTAGTGGTCGTGATGCTGGAACTGATCTATCAGGGATGGGCAGAATATGCGCCACAGGCGGGCGGTTATGTGGAGGAATTTGCCACACAGGGGGAGGCACTTTCCATGCTGACAAAGGGTGCGGCTGGAAACCTTGTGAAAAATCATGCGAAAGATACGACATACCGCTATGAGTCCCTGCAGTCTGAGGAGTGGAAAAACACGGCAATGCAGCTTGGAATTAATGGTACTTCCTATTATTTCAGTCTTGCAAACCCGGATATCAACCAGTTTCAGAGAGAAATGTACATCAATCAGACCAGGGATTTCTGTTATTCCGGGTTTGATGCGCGCACGATGTTAGAAGTACTTTCCGGCGTGCGTTATTATGTGGTGCCGTCCGGGAATAAAGGACTGCGTCCATATGGTTACAACGTCTGTATCAATCGTGGAACACTTGGCGCGGGGGGACAGTATGAAGTGAAATGCGATGCCTATGAGAATGATTCCGTACTGCCGGTCGGATTCGCAGGCAGTGCAGTAATTCCACGGAGTATCTATGAAAAGCTGGATGTAACAAAAAAACAGCAGGCACTTTTACAGGGAATCATTGTGGAGGATGATAAGGTTCCGGCTGCATTAGCTCAGAAGGAAACCGGAATGGAATTTACAGATAAAGAGATTTCTTATGAGATTACGGATATGCATAACGTGGAACTGACAGACCAGGGATTTACAGCGACAGAAAAGAAAGCGTCGGTCACACTTTCCTTTGAGGGGATGCCGGAGAGCGAAACATACTTTATATTAAAGGGACTTGGGTTTTCGGAGGAAGGAAAAACCTTAACACAGTCGAAGAGCCGTCTGCACATTGATGTGACCTGTGGAAAGATTACAAAGATGATTACATTCCTTACCAGAAAGAATAATTTTTACAGTGGTGTGGATGATTATCTGATCAATACCGGCTATCGTGATGAAAAAGCAGATGAAATTACACTGACATTTCATGAAAAGGGGACTTACCGGTTTGATGAGATGCAGATCGTATGTCAGCCGATGCAGCAGGTTGATAGTCTGGCAAAAAAACTGAAACAGAATGTTTTAAAAGGGGTCGTCATGGATACCAACCGGATATCCGGTACTCTTGAGACAGATCAGGAAGAATTGTTTTGTCTGACGGTCCCATACAGCAGTGGATGGCGGGCGTATATTGATGGCAAGGAAGCAGATGTTTTAAAGGCAGATACGATGTATATGGCAATTGATGTGCCGGAGGGAATACATCAGATCGAATTTTATTACTGTACACCGTATTTAAAAACGGGTGCTGTTTTGAGCGGTCTTGGAATCCTGTCGGTGATCGGGATTGCTGTTTTCAGATATAGAACGGGTGATAAGAGAAAAAAAGAACAGGGCAGGACGAAAGAAAGGATCTAA
- a CDS encoding glycine--tRNA ligase: MEKSMDKIVALAKSRGFVYPGSEIYGGLANTWDYGNLGVELKNNVKRAWWQKFIQENPYNVGVDCAILMNPQTWVASGHLGGFSDPLMDCKECHERFRADKIIEDFAEEKKIELKSSVDGWTQEEMRDFIEENQVPCPTCGKHNFTDIRQFNLMFKTFQGVTEDAKNTVYLRPETAQGIFVNFKNVQRTSRKKIPFGIGQVGKSFRNEITPGNFTFRTREFEQMELEFFCEPGTDLEWFQYWRGFCRDWLISLGIKEDEMRLRDHDPAELAFYSKGTTDIEFLFPFGWGELWGIADRTDYDLGRHQETSGQDLTYFDDEKNERYLPYVIEPSLGADRVVLAFLCAAYDEENIGTEEKPDMRTVLHFHPALAPVKIGVLPLSKKLNEGAEKVFAQLSHKYNCEFDDRGNIGKRYRRLDEIGTPFCVTYDFESENDGAVTVRDRDTMEQERIKIEDLDAYFAEKFNW; encoded by the coding sequence ATGGAAAAATCAATGGACAAAATCGTAGCACTGGCAAAATCAAGGGGTTTCGTATATCCGGGATCTGAGATTTACGGTGGTCTTGCAAATACATGGGATTATGGTAATCTTGGCGTTGAATTAAAGAACAACGTAAAAAGAGCATGGTGGCAGAAATTTATTCAGGAGAATCCATACAATGTAGGTGTGGACTGTGCCATTTTAATGAACCCGCAGACCTGGGTTGCATCCGGACATCTTGGCGGATTTTCAGATCCTCTGATGGATTGTAAAGAATGTCATGAGCGTTTCCGTGCAGATAAGATCATCGAGGATTTTGCAGAGGAGAAAAAAATCGAGTTAAAGAGCTCCGTAGACGGATGGACACAGGAAGAGATGCGTGATTTCATCGAGGAAAATCAGGTTCCATGTCCAACCTGCGGCAAACACAACTTCACAGATATCCGTCAGTTTAACCTGATGTTTAAGACATTCCAGGGTGTTACTGAGGATGCAAAGAATACCGTATACTTAAGACCTGAGACAGCACAGGGTATTTTCGTAAACTTTAAGAATGTACAGAGAACATCCCGTAAAAAGATTCCGTTTGGTATCGGACAGGTCGGAAAATCTTTCCGTAATGAGATTACACCGGGTAACTTTACATTCCGTACCAGAGAGTTTGAGCAGATGGAGCTTGAGTTCTTCTGTGAGCCGGGTACTGATTTAGAGTGGTTCCAGTACTGGAGAGGTTTCTGCCGTGACTGGCTGATCTCCCTTGGAATCAAAGAGGATGAGATGCGTCTGCGTGACCATGATCCGGCTGAGCTTGCATTCTACAGCAAGGGAACAACGGATATCGAGTTCTTATTCCCATTCGGATGGGGCGAACTCTGGGGTATTGCTGACAGAACCGATTATGATCTTGGACGTCATCAGGAGACTTCCGGTCAGGATCTTACTTACTTTGATGATGAGAAGAATGAGAGATATCTTCCATATGTTATTGAGCCTTCACTTGGAGCAGACCGTGTTGTTTTAGCATTTTTATGTGCTGCTTATGACGAGGAAAATATCGGAACAGAGGAAAAACCGGATATGAGAACGGTTCTTCATTTCCATCCGGCTTTAGCACCTGTTAAGATCGGTGTACTTCCATTATCCAAGAAGTTAAATGAAGGTGCTGAGAAAGTATTCGCGCAGCTTTCACACAAATATAACTGTGAATTTGATGACAGAGGAAATATCGGAAAGCGTTACAGAAGACTGGATGAGATCGGTACTCCGTTCTGTGTAACCTACGATTTCGAGTCTGAAAATGACGGTGCCGTAACGGTTCGTGACCGTGATACCATGGAGCAGGAGCGTATTAAGATCGAGGATCTGGATGCTTATTTCGCAGAGAAGTTCAACTGGTAA
- the recO gene encoding DNA repair protein RecO: MGQNIVVTGMVLKVMPIGDYDRRITLLTKERGKITAFAKGARRPNSALVAAATPFSFGEFEMFEGRSSYTVVRASIQNYFREVQEELEATYYGCYFLEFADYYCQENNDEREMLKLLYQSLRALTSSAYDKRLVRFIFELKAMSVNGEAPNVFACLKCGKKEELNWFVTKRGGCVCDPCEKKEASTEESGRFFLDESTLYTMQYIISARVEKLYTFSVSDSVLRQLLAIMKSYRAVYLDHTFQSLKMLEGLFTG; encoded by the coding sequence ATGGGACAGAATATCGTAGTGACCGGGATGGTCTTAAAGGTAATGCCGATTGGCGATTATGACAGAAGAATCACACTGCTGACGAAGGAAAGGGGCAAGATCACCGCATTTGCAAAAGGTGCAAGAAGACCAAACAGTGCACTTGTTGCTGCGGCAACCCCCTTTTCCTTTGGTGAATTTGAAATGTTTGAGGGGCGAAGCTCCTATACGGTGGTGAGGGCTTCCATTCAGAACTATTTCAGGGAAGTTCAGGAAGAACTTGAAGCTACATATTATGGATGTTATTTTCTGGAATTTGCCGATTATTACTGTCAGGAAAACAATGATGAACGCGAGATGTTAAAGCTGCTTTATCAGTCACTTCGGGCATTGACAAGCAGTGCATATGATAAGAGACTGGTCCGTTTTATTTTTGAGTTAAAGGCAATGTCGGTAAACGGTGAAGCACCGAATGTATTTGCCTGTCTGAAATGTGGAAAAAAAGAAGAACTGAACTGGTTTGTAACAAAACGGGGTGGCTGTGTCTGTGATCCCTGTGAAAAAAAAGAAGCGTCCACGGAGGAAAGCGGCAGGTTTTTCCTGGATGAATCAACTCTTTATACGATGCAGTATATCATTTCAGCAAGGGTGGAAAAATTATATACTTTTTCTGTCAGTGACAGTGTGTTAAGGCAGCTGCTTGCAATTATGAAAAGTTATCGTGCAGTTTATCTGGATCACACATTTCAGTCTCTTAAAATGTTAGAGGGACTATTTACTGGTTGA
- the era gene encoding GTPase Era, translated as MKENFKSGFVTIIGRPNVGKSTLMNHLIGQKIAITSNKPQTTRNRIQTVYTDMERGQIVFLDTPGIHKAKNKLGEYMVNTAEHTLNEVDVILWLVEPSNFIGAGEQHIIEQLKKTKTPVILVINKVDTVSRDKILEFIDTYRKVYDFAEIVPASALRAQNLDTVLDMIFKYLPYGPQFYDEDTITDQPERAIVAEIIREKALHALDDEIPHGIAVCIDRMKQRKGQNIMDIEATIVCERDSHKGIVIGKGGAMLKKIGSNARYEIERLLEEQVNLKLWVKVKKDWRDSDSMMKNFGYNKDEI; from the coding sequence ATGAAAGAAAATTTTAAATCAGGATTTGTCACAATTATCGGCAGACCAAATGTTGGAAAATCAACGTTGATGAACCATCTGATCGGACAGAAGATCGCAATCACATCAAATAAACCGCAGACAACCAGAAACCGTATCCAGACAGTCTATACGGATATGGAGCGTGGACAGATCGTATTTTTGGATACACCGGGAATCCACAAGGCAAAAAATAAGCTGGGCGAATATATGGTAAACACCGCGGAGCACACATTAAATGAAGTAGATGTGATCCTCTGGTTAGTGGAACCTTCAAACTTTATCGGAGCAGGCGAGCAGCATATCATCGAGCAGTTAAAGAAGACAAAAACACCGGTGATCCTTGTTATTAATAAGGTAGATACGGTGAGCCGGGATAAGATATTGGAATTTATCGATACTTACCGCAAGGTATACGATTTTGCCGAGATCGTTCCGGCATCCGCACTGCGTGCACAGAATCTTGATACCGTATTGGATATGATCTTTAAATATCTGCCGTATGGACCGCAGTTTTATGATGAAGATACGATCACAGACCAGCCGGAGCGTGCGATCGTTGCGGAGATCATCCGTGAAAAAGCACTTCATGCATTAGATGATGAGATACCGCATGGAATCGCAGTCTGCATTGACCGCATGAAACAGCGGAAAGGACAAAATATCATGGACATTGAGGCAACGATTGTCTGTGAGAGAGATTCCCATAAGGGTATTGTGATCGGAAAAGGCGGAGCCATGTTAAAAAAGATCGGTTCAAACGCGCGCTATGAGATTGAACGTCTGTTAGAGGAGCAGGTCAATTTAAAACTCTGGGTAAAGGTCAAAAAAGATTGGCGTGACAGCGATTCCATGATGAAGAACTTTGGCTATAATAAGGACGAGATCTGA